One window from the genome of Ananas comosus cultivar F153 unplaced genomic scaffold, ASM154086v1, whole genome shotgun sequence encodes:
- the LOC109706125 gene encoding alpha-L-fucosidase 1-like — MTILKNRTTAIVKTYPFRKSRNKEVGAALFQMKKHNASNTIPGIFQGEEQEWARFQPFLLRTTSLLAINIFSDAGPDVRWVGDESGFAGSTCWSTINRTMLRIGDAGIVDYLNTGDPRGTDWVPPECDVSIRPGWFWHKNETAKPLSQLLDIYYKAVGRNCVLLLNVPPNSTGLISKGDTVRLREFRSAIETIFGTDFAKGSKAKASSQRGGDGGGFAASNVLDGDDDTFWAPKAEEVSRGETQGYWIELSELNPWSRFNVIRIQEAIAMGQRIRSHFVFVDGAAVGNGTTVGHKRLHRLETAACGRTVRIWIAESRGPPLLSEVGLHFDPFVEESKNRAK, encoded by the exons ATGACGATCTTAAAGAACAGGACAACAGCTATTGTAAAGACCTATCCCTTCAGGAAGAGCCGGAATAAGGAAGTTGGGGCCGCCCTTTTCCAAATG AAGAAACACAATGCTTCTAATACGATCCCTGGAATTTTCCAGGGTGAAGAGCAAGAAT GGGCTCGGTTCCAACCATTCTTGCTAAGGACAACCTCGCTCCTAGCNATCAACATTTTCTCCGACGCCGGGCCCGACGTCCGCTGGGTGGGCGACGAGTCGGGCTTCGCCGGCTCCACCTGTTGGTCCACCATCAACCGAACCATGCTGAGGATCGGAGACGCCGGCATCGTCGA CTACCTGAACACGGGGGATCCGCGGGGGACCGACTGGGTCCCGCCGGAGTGCGACGTCTCGATCCGGCCCGGGTGGTTCTGGCACAAGAACGAGACGGCGAAGCCGCTGAGCCAGCTGCTGGACATATACTACAAGGCGGTCGGCCGCAACTGCGTGCTGCTGCTCAACGTGCCGCCGAACTCCACCGGGCTGATATCCAAGGGCGACACCGTCCGGCTGCGAGAATTCCGCTCGGCGATCGAAACGATCTTCGGGACCGACTTCGCCAAGGGGAGCAAGGCAAAGGCAAGCAGCCAgagaggcggcgacggcgggggGTTCGCGGCAAGCAACGTGCTCGACGGGGACGACGACACCTTCTGGGCCCCAAAAGCAGAAGAAGTCAGCCGTGGCGAGACGCAGGGGTATTGGATCGAATTGTCGGAACTGAATCCGTGGTCTCGGTTTAACGTGATCAGAATACAAGAGGCGATAGCAATGGGCCAGAGGATTCGGTCGCATTTCGTGTTTGTCGACGGGGCGGCGGTCGGGAACGGGACGACGGTCGGGCACAAGCGGCTCCACCGGCTCGAGACGGCGGCGTGCGGCCGGACGGTGCGGATTTGGATCGCCGAGTCGCGGGGGCCGCCGCTGCTGTCCGAGGTCGGCCTACATTTCGATCCCTTTGTGGAGGAATCAAAAAATAGAGCAAAATAA